A region from the Sander vitreus isolate 19-12246 chromosome 1, sanVit1, whole genome shotgun sequence genome encodes:
- the prrg4 gene encoding transmembrane gamma-carboxyglutamic acid protein 4, which translates to MTMLFHLFILLQLLACGDLACMRRILSEHEDQQVFLDDGGANSFLGRHLLFNRFDFEIFVPGNLERECYEEVCNYEEAREVFENIPATEAFWKKYTEDKDNRPSRVDVTSLLVGLIAGGVAIVFAGLLVWYLCHGKCKNSHANSSHSSMRARPNRSNASLIMRRLEEVSLQPVPPSPMEEIDPPGLPSYEQAIAKSGPHDAPPPPYPGSQPGSIRR; encoded by the exons ATGACCATGTTGTTTCATCTGTTCATACTCCTTCAACTCCTGGCATGTGGAGATCTGGCCTGTATGAGGAGGATACTGTCGGAACATGAAGACCAACAAG TGTTTTTAGATGATGGGGGCGCAAATTCGTTCTTGGGTCGCCATCTGCTGTTCAACCGGTTTGACTTTGAGATTTTCGTTCCTGGAAATCTGGAAAGGGAGTGTTATGAAGAAGTCTGTAATTACGAAGAAGCAAGGGAGGTCTTTGAAAACATCCCGGCTACA GAGGCTTTTTGGAAGAAATATACTGAAG ATAAGGACAATCGCCCCTCACGTGTTGATGTGACATCTCTTTTGGTGGGACTGATTGCTGGTGGAGTGGCCATTGTTTTCGCTGGCCTCCTGGTCTGGTATTTATGTCACGGCAAATGCAAAAACAGCCATGCAAA CTCCTCTCACAGCTCCATGCGGGCACGACCGAATAGGAGTAATGCTTCTTTAATAATGAGACGGCTGGAGGAGGTGTCCTTACAACCTGTACCCCCGTCCCCTATGGAGGAAATAGACCCCCCAGGGCTGCCTTCGTATGAGCAGGCAATCGCAAAAAGTGGACCGCACGACGCCCCACCTCCTCCCTATCCTGG CTCTCAACCTGGAAGTATTCGGCGGTAG